A window of Rattus norvegicus strain BN/NHsdMcwi chromosome 14, GRCr8, whole genome shotgun sequence contains these coding sequences:
- the Kiaa0232 gene encoding uncharacterized protein KIAA0232 homolog isoform X1, protein MRPVCTVVVDGLPSESTSSSYPGPVSVSDMSLLHALGPVQTWLGQELEKCGIDAMIYSRYILSLLLHDSYDYDLQEQENDILGWEKGAYKKWGRSKKKCSDLTLEEMKKQAAVQCLRSASDESSGIETLVEELCCRLKDLQSEQEEKIHKKLEGSPSPEAELSPTAKDQVEMYYEAFPPLSEKPVCLQEIMTVWNKSKPCSYSSSSSSSTVPPASTDPSSPKDCNSESEAVRERSSAASILTHEKAQSRSRHEENKLSHSTIEEKPALYKKQIRHKPEGKIRPRSWSSGSSEAGSSSSGNQGELKASMKYVKVRHKAREIRNKKGRNGQSRQSLKHCGKAERGVHAGSSSSSSSSSSSNGSIRQLCKRGKRPAKETGRSDSGNTAVKDLYVESRSNKEYKEEPLWYTEPIAEYFVPLSRKSKLETTYRNREDTSALTAEAVEDLSDSVRGLCISNSNIHRTYLAAGTFIDGHFVEMPAVINEDIDLAGTSLCSLPEDNKYLDDIHLSELTHFYEVDIDQSMLDPGASETMQGESRILNMIRQKSKENTDFEAECCIVLDGMELQGERAIWTDSTSPVGAEGFFLQDLGNLAQFWECCSSSSGDADGESFGGDSPVRLSPILDSTILSSHMLAGNQEPFSNINEGSGINSCFSVFEVQCSNSVLPFSFETLNLGSEHTDSSANMLGKTQSRLLIWTKNSAFEENEHCSNLSTRTCSPWSHSEEARSDNETLNLQFEESTQFTAEDINYVVPRVSSDFVDEELLDFLQDETCQQNSRTLGEIPTLVFKKRSKLESVCGIQLEQKAESKNFETTQACGESSPHGDGYSSGVIKDIWTKMVGRSSVAAAETERAGEELFSTDVSNYCCCLDTEAKMETLQEPSRAVQRSEYHLWEGQKENVEKRAFVSSELSKVDGGDYTTPSKPWDVAQDKENTFILGGVYGELKTFNSDGEWAVVPPGHTKGSLLQCAASDVVTIAGTDVFMTPGNSFAPGHRQLWKPFVSFEQNDMPKSGENGLNKGFSFIFHEDLLGACSNFQVEDPGLEYSFSSFDLSNPFSQVLHVECSFEPEGIASFSPSFKPKSILCSDSDSEVFHPRICGVDRTQYRAIRISPRTHFRPISASELSPAGGSESEFESEKDEANIPIPSQVDVFEDPQADLKPLEEDAEKEGHYYGKLELESGKFLPRLKKSGMEKSAQTSLDSQEEAAGILPVGKQSQCLECNFNESLGINLESSTANCKIMTQCEEEMNGFCSCKAGCQFPACEDNPVSSGQLEEIGKKENEERSKSLPTTTIFLRFLFPVLNTDVQEVTRNQEKQSWWEKALYSPLFPTSECEECYTNAKGENGIEEYPDAKETPSREERLLDFNRVSSVYEARCTGERGSETKPNGLPGKMCSSASSDAGDTGSEAGGEWVGPSREDLFSRTHL, encoded by the exons TGGAATCGAGACTTTAGTAGAGGAGCTCTGCTGCAGACTGAAAGACCTACAGAGTGAGCAAG AAGAGAAGATTCACAAAAAGTTAGAGGGTTCTCCTTCTCCAGAGGCAGAATTGTCCCCTACAGCAAAGGATCAAGTGGAAAT GTACTATGAAGCATTTCCACCACTTTCTGAGAAGCCAGTTTGCCTGCAAGAGATCATGACCGTGTGGAACAAGTCCAAACCCTGTTCTTACTCTAGCTCCTCTTCATCATCCACAGTCCCACCAGCAAGCACAGATCCATCTTCTCCAAAAGACTGCAACAGTGAGAGCGAAGCCGTCAGAGAGAGAAGCAGTGCCGCCTCCATCCTCACACACGAGAAAGCCCAGAGCAGAAGCAGACACGAGGAGAACAAGTTGAGCCACAGCACCATCGAAGAAAAGCCTGCCTTGTACAAAAAGCAGATCCGACACAAACCTGAAGGGAAGATTCGCCCTCGCTCATGGTCATCTGGCTCTAGTGAAGCAGGCTCAAGTTCAAGTGGTAATCAGGGAGAATTAAAAGCATCCATGAAGTATGTTAAAGTCAGACACAAGGCACGAGAAATTCGAAACAAAAAAGGGCGGAATGGGCAAAGCAGGCAGTCACTGAAGCATTgcgggaaggcagagagaggagtcCATGCaggcagcagcagtagcagcagcagcagcagcagcagcaatgggtCCATCAGGCAGCTGTGCAAGCGGGGTAAGAGACCagcaaaggagacaggaaggagcgACTCTGGGAACACTgcagtgaaagacctgtatgtgGAGAGCAGGAGCAACAAAGAGTACAAGGAGGAGCCACTGTGGTACACAGAGCCCATtgctgagtattttgttcctttgAGTAGAAAAAGCAAGCTAGAGACCACATACCGGAACAGGGAAGACACAAGTGCTCTGACAGCAGAGGCTGTGGAAGACTTGTCTGACTCTGTGCGTGGTCTGTGTATCAGCAACAGTAATATCCATAGAACATACCTCGCAGCAGGCACTTTCATTGATGGTCATTTTGTAGAAATGCCTGCAGTTATAAACGAGGATATTGACCTCGCTGGGACCTCATTATGTTCTCTACCAGAGGACAATAAATATCTGGATGATATTCATCTATCAGAACTAACACACTTCTATGAAGTGGATATTGATCAATCCATGTTGGATCCTGGTGCCTCAGAAACAATGCAAGGAGAAAGTCGGATTTTGAATATGATTCGACAAAAAAGCAAGGAGAATACAGATTTTGAGGCAGAATGTTGCATAGTGTTAGATGGTATGGAGTTGCAAGGGGAACGTGCAATATGGACAGATTCTACcagccctgtgggtgctgagggCTTCTTCCTGCAAGACCTTGGCAATCTGGCTCAGTTTTGGGAGTGTTGTTCATCTAGTTCTGGTGATGCTGATGGAGAGAGTTTTGGAGGAGACTCTCCAGTTAGACTCTCTCCTATCTTGGACAGCACGATACTCAGTTCACACATGCTTGCTGGCAATCAAGAGCCCTTTTCCAATATTAATGAAGGATCTGGTATAAACTCTTGTTTTTCAGTATTTGAAGTGCAATGCAGTAACTCTGTTTTaccattttcttttgaaacactCAACTTGGGAAGTGAACATACAGATTCTAGTGCTAATATGCTGGGGAAAACACAGTCTAGATTGCTAATATGGACCAAAAATAGTGCCTTTGAAGAAAACGAACACTGTTCTAATCTTTCAACAAGAACTTGTAGTCCATGGTCCCATTCAGAAGAAGCTCGCTCGGACAACGAGACGCTAAACCTTCAGTTTGAAGAATCGACACAGTTTACTGCAGAAGATATTAATTATGTGGTTCCCAGAGTCTCGTCAGATTTTGTAGATGAAGAACTTCTAGATTTTTTGCAGGATGAAACTTGCCAGCAAAACAGTAGAACTTTAGGAGAAATTCCTACATTAGTTTTCAAAAAAAGATCGAAGCTAGAATCTGTGTGTGGTATTCAGCTAGAACAAAAGGCAGAAAGCAAGAACTTTGAAACTACACAAGCATGTGGTGAAAGCAGTCCACATGGAGATGGCTACAGCTCAGGGGTTATTAAAGACATTTGGACAAAGATGGTGGGTAGGAGTTCTGTGGCTGCAGCAGAGACAGAGCGAGCTGGGGAGGAGTTGTTTTCCACAGACGTAAGTAACTACTGCTGCTGTTTGGACACGGAGGCGAAGATGGAAACCCTTCAGGAGCCCAGTAGGGCTGTGCAGAGATCAGAGTATCATCTCTgggagggacagaaggagaatgtggagaaaagagCATTTGTCTCTAGTGAGCTGTCCAAGGTGGATGGTGGTGACTACACCACACCCTCTAAACCTTGGGATGTAGCCCAAGATAAAGAGAACACATTCATTCTTGGAGGAGTTTATGGAGAGCTCAAAACGTTCAACAGCGATGGGGAGTGGGCAGTTGTACCACCTGGTCACACAAAAGGGAGCTTGCTACAGTGTGCAGCCTCTGATGTGGTGACAATCGCTGGTACAGATGTCTTTATGACCCCTGGAAACAGCTTTGCTCCTGGTCACAGGCAGCTCTGGAAGCCCTTTGTGTCATTTGAACAGAATGACATGCCGAAGAGCGGGGAAAATGGATTAAACAAGGGGTTTTCTTTTATCTTCCATGAAGACTTGCTAGGAGCCTGCAGTAACTTTCAAGTTGAAGATCCTGGGCTTGAATACTCATTCTCTTCCTTCGACCTAAGCAATCCCTTCTCACAAGTTCTCCATGTAGAGTGCTCATTTGAACCAGAAGGGATTGCGTCTTTTAGCCCTAGTTTCAAGCCGAAATCAATCCTCTGCTCTGATTCAGACAGTGAGGTTTTTCACCCCAGAATATGTGGTGTCGACAGGACACAGTACAGGGCTATTCGAATCTCTCCTCGGACTCACTTTCGCCCAATTTCTGCATCTGAACTCTCCCCTGCAGGAGGAAGTGAGTCAGAATTCGAATCTGAAAAAGATGAAGCAAATATTCCCATTCCTTCTCAAGTTGATGTATTTGAAGACCCACAAGCAGATCTCAAACCtttagaagaagatgcagagaaagaAGGTCACTACTATGGAAAGTTAGAGCTCGAGTCTGGGAAGTTCCTTCCTAGGTTAAAAAAATCTGGAATGGAGAAGAGTGCTCAGACATCACTGGATTCCCAGGAGGAGGCAGCAGGGATCCTGCCAGTGGGAAAACAAAGTCAGTGTTTGGAATGTAACTTTAATGAATCTCTGGGAATAAACTTAGAGAGCTCCACAGCAAACTGTAAAATAATGACACAATGTGAAGAGGAAATGAATGGTTTTTGCAGTTGCAAAGCAGGTTGTCAGTTCCCTGCTTGTGAAGATAATCCAGTTTCTTCAGGACAATTGGAAGAG attgggaagaaagaaaatgaggaaagaagCAAGAGTCTACCTACTACTACCATATTCCTTCGCTTTCTA TTTCCTGTACTGAACACTGATGTGCAAGAAGTAACAAGAAATCAAGAGAAGCAGAGCTGGTGGGAAAAGGCTTTGTACTCTCCCCTTTTTCCCACGTCAGAGTGTGAAG AATGTTATACAAATGCCAAGGGAGAGAATGGTATAGAAGAATATCCAGATGCTAAAGAGACACCCAGTCGTGAAGAGCGTCTGTTAGATTTTAATAGG GTGTCTTCTGTTTATGAAGCAAGATGCACAGGAGAGAGGGGCTCTGAGACAAAACCAAATGGCCTCCCCGGGAAGATGTGTTCCAGTGCCAGCTCTGACGCGGGCGACACGGGCTCCGAAGCCGGCGGAGAGTGGGTGGGCCCCAGCAGAGAGGACCTCTTCTCCAGAACACACCTGTGA
- the Kiaa0232 gene encoding uncharacterized protein KIAA0232 homolog, giving the protein MRPVCTVVVDGLPSESTSSSYPGPVSVSDMSLLHALGPVQTWLGQELEKCGIDAMIYSRYILSLLLHDSYDYDLQEQENDILGWEKGAYKKWGRSKKKCSDLTLEEMKKQAAVQCLRSASDESSGIETLVEELCCRLKDLQSEQEEKIHKKLEGSPSPEAELSPTAKDQVEMYYEAFPPLSEKPVCLQEIMTVWNKSKPCSYSSSSSSSTVPPASTDPSSPKDCNSESEAVRERSSAASILTHEKAQSRSRHEENKLSHSTIEEKPALYKKQIRHKPEGKIRPRSWSSGSSEAGSSSSGNQGELKASMKYVKVRHKAREIRNKKGRNGQSRQSLKHCGKAERGVHAGSSSSSSSSSSSNGSIRQLCKRGKRPAKETGRSDSGNTAVKDLYVESRSNKEYKEEPLWYTEPIAEYFVPLSRKSKLETTYRNREDTSALTAEAVEDLSDSVRGLCISNSNIHRTYLAAGTFIDGHFVEMPAVINEDIDLAGTSLCSLPEDNKYLDDIHLSELTHFYEVDIDQSMLDPGASETMQGESRILNMIRQKSKENTDFEAECCIVLDGMELQGERAIWTDSTSPVGAEGFFLQDLGNLAQFWECCSSSSGDADGESFGGDSPVRLSPILDSTILSSHMLAGNQEPFSNINEGSGINSCFSVFEVQCSNSVLPFSFETLNLGSEHTDSSANMLGKTQSRLLIWTKNSAFEENEHCSNLSTRTCSPWSHSEEARSDNETLNLQFEESTQFTAEDINYVVPRVSSDFVDEELLDFLQDETCQQNSRTLGEIPTLVFKKRSKLESVCGIQLEQKAESKNFETTQACGESSPHGDGYSSGVIKDIWTKMVGRSSVAAAETERAGEELFSTDVSNYCCCLDTEAKMETLQEPSRAVQRSEYHLWEGQKENVEKRAFVSSELSKVDGGDYTTPSKPWDVAQDKENTFILGGVYGELKTFNSDGEWAVVPPGHTKGSLLQCAASDVVTIAGTDVFMTPGNSFAPGHRQLWKPFVSFEQNDMPKSGENGLNKGFSFIFHEDLLGACSNFQVEDPGLEYSFSSFDLSNPFSQVLHVECSFEPEGIASFSPSFKPKSILCSDSDSEVFHPRICGVDRTQYRAIRISPRTHFRPISASELSPAGGSESEFESEKDEANIPIPSQVDVFEDPQADLKPLEEDAEKEGHYYGKLELESGKFLPRLKKSGMEKSAQTSLDSQEEAAGILPVGKQSQCLECNFNESLGINLESSTANCKIMTQCEEEMNGFCSCKAGCQFPACEDNPVSSGQLEEFPVLNTDVQEVTRNQEKQSWWEKALYSPLFPTSECEECYTNAKGENGIEEYPDAKETPSREERLLDFNRVSSVYEARCTGERGSETKPNGLPGKMCSSASSDAGDTGSEAGGEWVGPSREDLFSRTHL; this is encoded by the exons TGGAATCGAGACTTTAGTAGAGGAGCTCTGCTGCAGACTGAAAGACCTACAGAGTGAGCAAG AAGAGAAGATTCACAAAAAGTTAGAGGGTTCTCCTTCTCCAGAGGCAGAATTGTCCCCTACAGCAAAGGATCAAGTGGAAAT GTACTATGAAGCATTTCCACCACTTTCTGAGAAGCCAGTTTGCCTGCAAGAGATCATGACCGTGTGGAACAAGTCCAAACCCTGTTCTTACTCTAGCTCCTCTTCATCATCCACAGTCCCACCAGCAAGCACAGATCCATCTTCTCCAAAAGACTGCAACAGTGAGAGCGAAGCCGTCAGAGAGAGAAGCAGTGCCGCCTCCATCCTCACACACGAGAAAGCCCAGAGCAGAAGCAGACACGAGGAGAACAAGTTGAGCCACAGCACCATCGAAGAAAAGCCTGCCTTGTACAAAAAGCAGATCCGACACAAACCTGAAGGGAAGATTCGCCCTCGCTCATGGTCATCTGGCTCTAGTGAAGCAGGCTCAAGTTCAAGTGGTAATCAGGGAGAATTAAAAGCATCCATGAAGTATGTTAAAGTCAGACACAAGGCACGAGAAATTCGAAACAAAAAAGGGCGGAATGGGCAAAGCAGGCAGTCACTGAAGCATTgcgggaaggcagagagaggagtcCATGCaggcagcagcagtagcagcagcagcagcagcagcagcaatgggtCCATCAGGCAGCTGTGCAAGCGGGGTAAGAGACCagcaaaggagacaggaaggagcgACTCTGGGAACACTgcagtgaaagacctgtatgtgGAGAGCAGGAGCAACAAAGAGTACAAGGAGGAGCCACTGTGGTACACAGAGCCCATtgctgagtattttgttcctttgAGTAGAAAAAGCAAGCTAGAGACCACATACCGGAACAGGGAAGACACAAGTGCTCTGACAGCAGAGGCTGTGGAAGACTTGTCTGACTCTGTGCGTGGTCTGTGTATCAGCAACAGTAATATCCATAGAACATACCTCGCAGCAGGCACTTTCATTGATGGTCATTTTGTAGAAATGCCTGCAGTTATAAACGAGGATATTGACCTCGCTGGGACCTCATTATGTTCTCTACCAGAGGACAATAAATATCTGGATGATATTCATCTATCAGAACTAACACACTTCTATGAAGTGGATATTGATCAATCCATGTTGGATCCTGGTGCCTCAGAAACAATGCAAGGAGAAAGTCGGATTTTGAATATGATTCGACAAAAAAGCAAGGAGAATACAGATTTTGAGGCAGAATGTTGCATAGTGTTAGATGGTATGGAGTTGCAAGGGGAACGTGCAATATGGACAGATTCTACcagccctgtgggtgctgagggCTTCTTCCTGCAAGACCTTGGCAATCTGGCTCAGTTTTGGGAGTGTTGTTCATCTAGTTCTGGTGATGCTGATGGAGAGAGTTTTGGAGGAGACTCTCCAGTTAGACTCTCTCCTATCTTGGACAGCACGATACTCAGTTCACACATGCTTGCTGGCAATCAAGAGCCCTTTTCCAATATTAATGAAGGATCTGGTATAAACTCTTGTTTTTCAGTATTTGAAGTGCAATGCAGTAACTCTGTTTTaccattttcttttgaaacactCAACTTGGGAAGTGAACATACAGATTCTAGTGCTAATATGCTGGGGAAAACACAGTCTAGATTGCTAATATGGACCAAAAATAGTGCCTTTGAAGAAAACGAACACTGTTCTAATCTTTCAACAAGAACTTGTAGTCCATGGTCCCATTCAGAAGAAGCTCGCTCGGACAACGAGACGCTAAACCTTCAGTTTGAAGAATCGACACAGTTTACTGCAGAAGATATTAATTATGTGGTTCCCAGAGTCTCGTCAGATTTTGTAGATGAAGAACTTCTAGATTTTTTGCAGGATGAAACTTGCCAGCAAAACAGTAGAACTTTAGGAGAAATTCCTACATTAGTTTTCAAAAAAAGATCGAAGCTAGAATCTGTGTGTGGTATTCAGCTAGAACAAAAGGCAGAAAGCAAGAACTTTGAAACTACACAAGCATGTGGTGAAAGCAGTCCACATGGAGATGGCTACAGCTCAGGGGTTATTAAAGACATTTGGACAAAGATGGTGGGTAGGAGTTCTGTGGCTGCAGCAGAGACAGAGCGAGCTGGGGAGGAGTTGTTTTCCACAGACGTAAGTAACTACTGCTGCTGTTTGGACACGGAGGCGAAGATGGAAACCCTTCAGGAGCCCAGTAGGGCTGTGCAGAGATCAGAGTATCATCTCTgggagggacagaaggagaatgtggagaaaagagCATTTGTCTCTAGTGAGCTGTCCAAGGTGGATGGTGGTGACTACACCACACCCTCTAAACCTTGGGATGTAGCCCAAGATAAAGAGAACACATTCATTCTTGGAGGAGTTTATGGAGAGCTCAAAACGTTCAACAGCGATGGGGAGTGGGCAGTTGTACCACCTGGTCACACAAAAGGGAGCTTGCTACAGTGTGCAGCCTCTGATGTGGTGACAATCGCTGGTACAGATGTCTTTATGACCCCTGGAAACAGCTTTGCTCCTGGTCACAGGCAGCTCTGGAAGCCCTTTGTGTCATTTGAACAGAATGACATGCCGAAGAGCGGGGAAAATGGATTAAACAAGGGGTTTTCTTTTATCTTCCATGAAGACTTGCTAGGAGCCTGCAGTAACTTTCAAGTTGAAGATCCTGGGCTTGAATACTCATTCTCTTCCTTCGACCTAAGCAATCCCTTCTCACAAGTTCTCCATGTAGAGTGCTCATTTGAACCAGAAGGGATTGCGTCTTTTAGCCCTAGTTTCAAGCCGAAATCAATCCTCTGCTCTGATTCAGACAGTGAGGTTTTTCACCCCAGAATATGTGGTGTCGACAGGACACAGTACAGGGCTATTCGAATCTCTCCTCGGACTCACTTTCGCCCAATTTCTGCATCTGAACTCTCCCCTGCAGGAGGAAGTGAGTCAGAATTCGAATCTGAAAAAGATGAAGCAAATATTCCCATTCCTTCTCAAGTTGATGTATTTGAAGACCCACAAGCAGATCTCAAACCtttagaagaagatgcagagaaagaAGGTCACTACTATGGAAAGTTAGAGCTCGAGTCTGGGAAGTTCCTTCCTAGGTTAAAAAAATCTGGAATGGAGAAGAGTGCTCAGACATCACTGGATTCCCAGGAGGAGGCAGCAGGGATCCTGCCAGTGGGAAAACAAAGTCAGTGTTTGGAATGTAACTTTAATGAATCTCTGGGAATAAACTTAGAGAGCTCCACAGCAAACTGTAAAATAATGACACAATGTGAAGAGGAAATGAATGGTTTTTGCAGTTGCAAAGCAGGTTGTCAGTTCCCTGCTTGTGAAGATAATCCAGTTTCTTCAGGACAATTGGAAGAG TTTCCTGTACTGAACACTGATGTGCAAGAAGTAACAAGAAATCAAGAGAAGCAGAGCTGGTGGGAAAAGGCTTTGTACTCTCCCCTTTTTCCCACGTCAGAGTGTGAAG AATGTTATACAAATGCCAAGGGAGAGAATGGTATAGAAGAATATCCAGATGCTAAAGAGACACCCAGTCGTGAAGAGCGTCTGTTAGATTTTAATAGG GTGTCTTCTGTTTATGAAGCAAGATGCACAGGAGAGAGGGGCTCTGAGACAAAACCAAATGGCCTCCCCGGGAAGATGTGTTCCAGTGCCAGCTCTGACGCGGGCGACACGGGCTCCGAAGCCGGCGGAGAGTGGGTGGGCCCCAGCAGAGAGGACCTCTTCTCCAGAACACACCTGTGA